The window GAAATCCCTTTCTGCAATGATGACAACAAGGGAATCCCCTAAACAAGCAATGCAAGTACCTCCAGATTCtagctgaactggtgcatttaatataaattttaacctCACCGAGGAACTCAATGTGGGGGTTAATTAAATTATTGATGGTtattcaggtctatgcaattgcacatattgctataaacttgagatttcacattttcacgGTCTTAAACTCATtctttcctcactttctctcttcctgtaacttgtgtgaatgtgtgagtgaGAATGTttatgtgttagattagtttatattgtcttaaaattatccaataaagtcttatttatattgaaaagagcaGTATGTTGTGtattgtgcttacaagttaatgtcttaaactgccAATTTTGTCACTGTGCtaattattaatagtgttttcactatattttggattttaatatccattgcagagttgatgttatacgtcTCGTTTAATGAATCGCTGGCatactcagtgatcagccgtaAAACAATGATTCTGTCCAAATTCCTTTTAAAATTATGTAGGATATCAGAGcgaatcagacaatttaagattcgatcagaacatcgaaacatgaggagccgaaattccacaGAGGCCCAAGAAAACAGGATGTTCGTCATAAATCTTTCCACCATACACTAGAGCCAGCCAGTCTGAagcaagcctctttcacagaacagtttgcaacattaagataaaagaatacttattgataagtccaacgcaggaaggagatgaCGCCCTAtttgccatatttctagagagaagagcggcaccaccccaggagggatgaacaccatctcttttcaacaggtcaggtctgccccaaaaattcttccaattgtctataaagcctatgttattttgcgggcaccacttagacatccagccattaagtgacgacagtctgctatgaatctcatcgccacggtaagcagggagcggaccagagcatattacagtgtctgacatcgtacttgcaagttcacacacctctttaacattatttttggtgatctccgactggcgaagtcgaacatcattagcgccgacgtggataacaatcttactgaatttacgtttagcattagtcagcacttttaaatttgccaagatgtcaggcgctctggctcccggtaaacaatggactatggtggctggtgtctctattttcacgttccgtacaatagaatcgccaaaaactagagcactttcatcaggtttctcagtggatgcttcactgagtggggagaacctgtttgatgttctgatcggaacggaagagtggtgttttgacccacgactatgccgcctcactgtcacccagttgccctgctgcacgggctcaaccgaaaccg is drawn from Onychostoma macrolepis isolate SWU-2019 chromosome 16, ASM1243209v1, whole genome shotgun sequence and contains these coding sequences:
- the LOC131522466 gene encoding uncharacterized protein LOC131522466: MEGQVHVEVEWSGTEVEPAEQGTKAEQGTRAEPAEQEARVEQTKLELTRVEQTELELTRAEQTRLEPTRAERMRLEPSRMERMGLEPTRAKQTRLEPTRTALDATSSGSPVHCSVSVEPVQQGNWVTVRRHSRGSKHHSSVPIRTSNRFSPLSEASTEKPDESALVFGDSIVRNVKIETPATIVHCLPGARAPDILANLKVLTNAKRKFSKIVIHVGANDVRLRQSEITKNNVKEVCELASTMSDTVICSGPLPAYRGDEIHSRLSSLNGWMSKWCPQNNIGFIDNWKNFWGRPDLLKRDGVHPSWGGAALLSRNMS